One region of Triticum aestivum cultivar Chinese Spring chromosome 6B, IWGSC CS RefSeq v2.1, whole genome shotgun sequence genomic DNA includes:
- the LOC123138941 gene encoding actin-52-like, giving the protein MPTLNRRLLTWSDSDREDDDGGGGGTADILVEEARYGDLCASLVDDVLVQGSDGQCRRGGVSATPASSTRKACYAAAGFLAVGCLCAYLSWRHKVDSNEVVLIFNSQQNTVGPILAAGGHDLTEFLTRILFEKGYRFTTTAEREIARNMKEKFGYMALDFEREVNSSSVEESYHLPGQRAIRIGDERFRCSKVLFDPSVIGMEARGIHEASYDAINKCDENVWQDLYANIVLTGGSTMFPGMADRLSKEVTALAPEDMKI; this is encoded by the exons ATGCCAACCCTAAACCGGAGGCTGCTCACGTGGAGCGACTCCGACAGGGAggacgacgacggcggtggtggcggaACGGCGGACATCCTCGTCGAGGAAGCACGGTATGGCGACCTGTGCGCCAGCCTCGTGGATGACGTGCTCGTCCAGGGGTCGGACGGTCAATGCCGTCGCGGCGGAGTGAGTGCAACGCCGGCGTCCAGCACGCGCAAG GCTTGTTACGCGGCGGCAGGGTTCCTCGCCGTCGGTTGCCTCTGCGCTTACCTGTCCTGGAG GCATAAGGTCGACTCCAATGAAGTCGTGCTCATCTTTAATTCCCAGCAAAATACTGTCGGTCCCATCCTTGCTGCAG GCGGTCACGATCTTACGGAATTCCTTACGAGGATTCTATTTGAAAAGGGTTACCGCTTTACAACAACTGCAGAGCGTGAAATTGCAAGGAACATGAAAGAGAAGTTTGGATATATGGCCCTTGATTTCGAGCGGGAGGTGAACTCCTCGTCAGTTGAAGAGAGCTACCATCTACCTGGCCAGCGGGCAATCAGGATTGGTGATGAGAGGTTCAGGTGCTCCAAGGTCCTCTTCGACCCATCCGTGATTGGTATGGAAGCTCGTGGAATCCATGAGGCAAGCTATGATGCGATCAACAAGTGCGACGAGAATGTCTGGCAGGACTTGTATGCCAACATTGTCCTCACCGGGGGTTCAACAATGTTCCCCGGCATGGCTGACCGTCTGAGCAAGGAGGTCACCGCCCTTGCTCCCGAGGACATGAAGATCTAG